In the genome of Rhodoferax sp. BAB1, one region contains:
- a CDS encoding MaoC family dehydratase — MKTFQSLKEFPALVGQEVAVSDWLTITQEQVNQFAQATGDHQWIHVDVEKARAGPFGGPIAHGFLTLSLLPRFFESTMEIVESRMGVNYGLNRVRFMAPVPVGSRLRARLKLLACEPIANDGMQMSWEVTIEREGEAKPVCVAESIARRYP, encoded by the coding sequence TCAAGGAGTTTCCCGCGCTGGTGGGCCAGGAGGTCGCGGTCAGCGACTGGCTCACCATCACGCAGGAGCAGGTCAACCAGTTCGCCCAGGCCACGGGGGACCACCAGTGGATCCACGTCGACGTGGAAAAAGCCAGGGCCGGCCCCTTTGGTGGCCCCATCGCGCACGGTTTCCTCACCCTGTCCCTGCTGCCCCGCTTCTTCGAAAGCACCATGGAGATCGTCGAGTCGCGCATGGGCGTTAACTACGGCCTGAACCGCGTGCGTTTCATGGCGCCGGTGCCGGTGGGCAGCCGCCTGCGTGCGCGTTTGAAGCTGCTGGCCTGCGAGCCCATCGCCAACGACGGCATGCAGATGAGCTGGGAAGTGACGATCGAGCGCGAAGGCGAGGCCAAGCCGGTCTGTGTGGCCGAGTCGATCGCCCGGCGTTATCCCTGA
- the trmL gene encoding tRNA (uridine(34)/cytosine(34)/5-carboxymethylaminomethyluridine(34)-2'-O)-methyltransferase TrmL, with the protein MFHIVLVQPEIPPNTGNVIRLAANTGCTLHLIEPLGFSMEDRLMRRAGLDYHEYAEVKRHAGWDSFLSSAQPHPERMFALTTRGTRFVHDVAFEPGDWLVFGSETSGLPDAVRAAFAPTQQLRLPMRAGQRSLNLSNAVAVTVFEAWRQNGFAAT; encoded by the coding sequence ATGTTCCACATCGTCCTGGTCCAGCCCGAGATCCCGCCCAACACGGGCAACGTCATCCGCCTGGCCGCCAACACGGGCTGCACCCTGCACCTGATCGAGCCGCTGGGCTTTTCCATGGAGGACCGGCTGATGCGCCGTGCCGGCCTGGACTACCACGAGTACGCCGAGGTGAAACGCCACGCCGGCTGGGACAGCTTCCTGTCCAGCGCGCAACCGCACCCCGAACGCATGTTCGCGCTCACGACCCGCGGCACGCGCTTCGTGCACGACGTAGCTTTTGAGCCGGGCGACTGGCTGGTGTTCGGTTCGGAAACCAGCGGCCTGCCCGATGCGGTACGCGCCGCTTTCGCCCCGACACAGCAGCTCAGGCTGCCCATGCGGGCCGGCCAGCGCAGCCTGAACCTCTCCAACGCGGTGGCGGTGACGGTGTTCGAAGCCTGGCGGCAGAACGGCTTCGCGGCGACGTAA
- a CDS encoding ComF family protein produces MFRSLLTRLTSTLPSQCAVCHAWPAQAVCETCVARFAQPRPRCRNCALPLPEGVERCGACIKQTPPLDLCLTAVAYEYPWAGLVARYKFGARPGWSQALALLMRSTPWAEPALEAADLLLPMPLSRERLRQRGFNQALELARQLAPAKVDAGLLLRLRHTPAQSALPREARLHNVRGAFGVANGREAELAGRRVVLVDDVMTSGASLFAAAQALRAAGAAHITGLVLARTETH; encoded by the coding sequence ATGTTCCGCAGCCTGCTCACCCGCTTGACCAGCACCCTGCCCAGCCAGTGCGCGGTCTGCCACGCCTGGCCGGCGCAAGCCGTGTGCGAAACCTGCGTGGCACGTTTTGCCCAACCCCGTCCGCGCTGCCGCAACTGCGCCCTGCCGCTTCCCGAGGGCGTGGAACGCTGTGGCGCATGCATCAAGCAAACACCTCCTCTAGACCTTTGTCTGACGGCTGTGGCTTATGAATACCCCTGGGCCGGCCTGGTCGCGCGCTACAAGTTCGGCGCCCGTCCCGGCTGGTCGCAGGCGCTGGCCTTGCTGATGCGCAGCACGCCCTGGGCCGAACCGGCGCTCGAAGCTGCCGATCTGCTGCTGCCCATGCCGCTGTCGCGCGAGCGGTTGCGTCAGCGCGGCTTCAACCAGGCCCTGGAACTGGCACGCCAGCTGGCCCCGGCCAAGGTCGATGCGGGACTGCTGCTGCGCCTGCGCCATACGCCGGCCCAGAGTGCCCTGCCGCGCGAAGCCCGGCTGCACAATGTGCGCGGCGCCTTCGGCGTGGCCAACGGACGGGAAGCGGAGCTTGCGGGCCGGCGTGTGGTGCTGGTCGACGACGTCATGACCAGCGGCGCCTCGCTGTTTGCCGCGGCCCAGGCCCTGCGCGCGGCCGGGGCGGCGCACATCACCGGCTTGGTCCTGGCGCGAACCGAAACACACTGA
- a CDS encoding biotin synthase, which produces MSDHRPPTIDPAAAARWARRPQTVSAWLHEEVARRMEQRLDWIVRQPRSWSHWEPVRGGLQAQDLLARRYPGARCHISAAVPSEQALAQQAAARPWWHPARWSAALAAQPAEAAAELLWANMTLHMAADPQALIRRWHEALAVDGFLMFSCLGPDTLRELRTLYQALGWPAPAHEFTDMHDWGDMLVAAGFAEPVMDMERIELTFESPERLLQELRELGRNLHPARFAGLRGRGWRGQLHTALRQLADPSHEGRLKLSFEIIYGHAFKPQPRLAVAAETRLSLDDMRATLRKQRS; this is translated from the coding sequence ATGTCCGATCACCGCCCCCCCACCATCGACCCCGCCGCCGCCGCGCGTTGGGCCCGGCGGCCGCAAACGGTTTCTGCCTGGCTGCACGAGGAGGTCGCGCGGCGCATGGAGCAGCGGCTGGACTGGATCGTGCGCCAGCCCCGAAGCTGGTCGCATTGGGAGCCGGTGCGCGGCGGCCTGCAGGCGCAGGACTTGCTGGCGCGCCGTTACCCAGGCGCACGCTGCCACATCAGCGCCGCCGTGCCGTCGGAACAGGCCCTGGCGCAGCAGGCCGCGGCACGGCCCTGGTGGCACCCGGCCCGCTGGTCGGCGGCCCTGGCGGCTCAGCCTGCAGAGGCCGCAGCCGAGCTGCTCTGGGCCAATATGACCCTGCACATGGCGGCCGATCCACAGGCCCTGATCCGGCGCTGGCACGAAGCGCTGGCGGTTGACGGCTTCCTGATGTTTTCCTGCCTCGGCCCCGACACCCTGCGCGAGCTGCGCACGCTGTACCAGGCCCTGGGCTGGCCCGCACCCGCGCACGAATTCACCGACATGCACGACTGGGGCGACATGCTGGTGGCGGCCGGTTTTGCCGAACCGGTGATGGACATGGAGCGCATCGAGCTGACCTTCGAGAGCCCCGAGCGCCTGCTGCAGGAGTTGCGCGAGCTTGGGCGCAACCTGCACCCGGCGCGTTTTGCCGGTCTGCGTGGCCGGGGCTGGCGCGGGCAATTGCACACGGCTCTGCGCCAGCTGGCCGATCCGTCCCACGAGGGGCGGCTCAAGCTGAGCTTCGAGATCATCTATGGCCATGCCTTCAAGCCGCAGCCGCGCCTGGCCGTGGCGGCCGAGACCCGGCTCAGCCTGGACGACATGCGCGCCACGCTGCGCAAACAGCGTTCATAA
- the coxB gene encoding cytochrome c oxidase subunit II produces MKSISNKLASLLLMAGAWAGTAAFTAAQAVNDLPGGPAVNQLNLPPAVTKIAAEQQWLHWFMLIICTVIFVAVFGVMFYSILKHRKSVGHKSADFHESVAVEIAWTVIPFIIVILMALPATKAVVAMKDTSNADLTIKVTGYQWKWGYDYLKGEGEGIGFISTLDSTHREMSESGKPAPTDDYLLKVDNPLVVPVDKKIRIITTANDVIHAFMVPAFGIKQDAIPGFVRDTWFRAEQTGDFYGQCAELCGKEHAYMPIHVKVLSAEDYAKWVDGQKKAMAAKADDPAKVWALGELVQRGEKVYAANCAVCHQANGKGAGPFKPLDASAIVLDADKSKQIGIMLNGKGAMPAWKQLSDTEIAAVVTYTKNTWSNKTGQLVQPADIKTARK; encoded by the coding sequence ATGAAGAGCATTTCTAATAAATTGGCTTCACTGCTGCTCATGGCTGGCGCTTGGGCCGGTACGGCGGCCTTCACCGCAGCCCAGGCTGTCAACGACCTGCCCGGTGGTCCGGCGGTCAACCAGCTCAACCTGCCTCCCGCAGTCACCAAGATTGCTGCCGAGCAGCAATGGCTGCACTGGTTCATGCTGATCATCTGCACGGTGATCTTCGTGGCGGTGTTCGGCGTGATGTTCTATTCCATCCTGAAGCACCGCAAGTCGGTCGGGCACAAGTCCGCCGACTTCCACGAGTCCGTGGCCGTGGAAATCGCCTGGACCGTGATCCCCTTCATCATCGTGATCCTGATGGCGCTGCCGGCGACCAAGGCCGTCGTGGCCATGAAGGACACCAGCAACGCCGACCTGACCATCAAGGTCACGGGGTACCAGTGGAAGTGGGGCTACGACTACCTCAAGGGCGAGGGTGAGGGCATCGGCTTCATCTCCACCCTGGACAGCACGCATCGCGAGATGTCCGAGTCCGGCAAGCCGGCTCCCACCGACGACTACCTGCTCAAGGTCGACAACCCGCTAGTCGTGCCGGTGGACAAGAAGATCCGCATCATCACCACCGCCAACGACGTGATCCACGCCTTCATGGTGCCGGCTTTCGGCATCAAGCAGGACGCCATCCCCGGTTTCGTGCGCGACACCTGGTTCCGTGCCGAGCAGACCGGTGACTTCTACGGCCAGTGCGCCGAGCTGTGCGGCAAGGAACATGCCTACATGCCCATCCACGTGAAGGTGCTGTCCGCCGAAGACTACGCCAAGTGGGTCGATGGCCAGAAGAAGGCCATGGCCGCCAAGGCCGACGATCCAGCCAAGGTCTGGGCCCTGGGTGAACTGGTCCAGCGCGGCGAGAAGGTCTATGCGGCCAACTGCGCGGTCTGCCACCAGGCCAACGGCAAGGGCGCCGGCCCGTTCAAGCCGCTGGACGCCTCGGCCATCGTGCTCGATGCCGACAAGTCCAAGCAGATCGGCATCATGCTCAACGGCAAGGGTGCCATGCCCGCCTGGAAGCAGCTGAGCGACACCGAGATCGCCGCCGTGGTCACCTACACCAAGAACACCTGGTCCAACAAGACCGGCCAGCTGGTGCAGCCGGCCGACATCAAGACCGCCCGCAAGTAA
- the ctaD gene encoding cytochrome c oxidase subunit I, producing the protein MSAVLDHHDHHAHDDHHAPTGWRRWVYATNHKDIGTLYLLFAFTMLMIGGVLALLIRAELFQPGLQVVNPELFNQLTTMHGLIMVFGAIMPAFVGFANWMIPLQIGAADMAFARMNNFSFWLMIPAALMLVLSFFMPGGAPAAGWTLYAPLTLQMGPSMDAGIFAMHILGASSIMGSINIIVTILNMRAPGMTLMKMPLFCWTWLITAYLLIAVMPVLAGAITMTLTDRHFGTTFFNPAGGGDPVMYQHIFWFFGHPEVYIMILPAFGIISAVVPAFARKKLFGYASMVYATASIAILSFIVWAHHMYTTGMPVTGQLFFMYATMLISVPTGVKIFNWLATMWKGSMTFETPMLWAVGFIFVFTMGGFTGLILSVAPIDIQVQDTYYVVAHFHYVLVAGSLFAMFSGIYYWLPKWTGVMYSEGRGKLHFWWSMISFNITFFPMHFLGLAGMPRRYADYPMQFADFNAIATVGAFGFGLAQVYFFLAVVLPAMRGQGEKAPQKPWEGAEGLEWEVPSPAPFHTFETPPKLDATATKIIG; encoded by the coding sequence ATGAGTGCCGTTCTAGACCATCACGATCACCATGCCCATGACGACCACCACGCCCCCACGGGCTGGCGGCGCTGGGTCTACGCGACCAACCACAAGGACATCGGTACCCTGTACCTGCTGTTCGCCTTCACCATGCTGATGATCGGCGGTGTCCTGGCCCTGTTGATCCGCGCCGAGCTGTTCCAGCCCGGCCTGCAGGTCGTGAACCCCGAGCTGTTCAACCAGCTCACCACCATGCACGGCCTGATCATGGTGTTCGGCGCCATCATGCCGGCCTTCGTGGGCTTCGCCAACTGGATGATCCCGCTGCAGATCGGCGCGGCCGACATGGCCTTCGCCCGCATGAACAACTTCAGCTTCTGGCTGATGATTCCCGCGGCCCTCATGCTGGTGCTGTCCTTCTTCATGCCCGGTGGCGCCCCCGCGGCCGGCTGGACGCTGTACGCACCGCTGACGCTGCAGATGGGCCCCTCGATGGACGCCGGCATCTTTGCCATGCACATCCTGGGTGCTTCCTCCATCATGGGCTCGATCAACATCATCGTGACCATCCTGAACATGCGCGCGCCCGGCATGACGCTGATGAAGATGCCGCTGTTCTGCTGGACCTGGCTGATCACCGCCTACCTGCTGATCGCCGTGATGCCCGTGCTGGCCGGCGCCATCACCATGACGCTGACCGACCGCCACTTCGGCACCACCTTCTTCAACCCCGCCGGCGGCGGCGACCCGGTGATGTATCAGCACATCTTCTGGTTCTTCGGCCACCCCGAGGTGTACATCATGATCCTGCCGGCCTTCGGCATCATCAGCGCCGTGGTGCCGGCCTTTGCCCGCAAGAAGCTGTTCGGCTACGCCTCCATGGTCTACGCCACGGCTTCCATCGCCATCCTGTCCTTCATCGTGTGGGCACACCACATGTACACCACCGGCATGCCGGTGACCGGCCAGCTGTTCTTCATGTACGCCACCATGCTGATCTCCGTGCCCACCGGCGTGAAGATCTTCAACTGGCTGGCCACCATGTGGAAGGGCTCGATGACCTTCGAGACCCCCATGCTGTGGGCCGTGGGTTTCATCTTCGTGTTCACCATGGGCGGCTTCACCGGTCTGATCCTGTCGGTGGCGCCGATCGACATCCAGGTGCAGGACACCTATTACGTGGTGGCCCACTTCCACTACGTGCTGGTGGCCGGCTCGCTGTTCGCCATGTTCTCCGGCATCTATTACTGGCTGCCCAAGTGGACCGGCGTGATGTACAGCGAAGGCCGCGGCAAGCTGCACTTCTGGTGGTCGATGATCTCCTTCAACATCACCTTCTTCCCGATGCACTTCCTGGGTCTGGCCGGCATGCCGCGTCGCTACGCCGACTACCCCATGCAGTTCGCCGACTTCAACGCCATCGCCACCGTCGGTGCCTTCGGCTTCGGTTTGGCCCAGGTCTACTTCTTCCTGGCCGTCGTGCTGCCCGCCATGCGCGGCCAGGGCGAGAAGGCCCCGCAGAAGCCTTGGGAAGGCGCGGAAGGCCTGGAGTGGGAAGTGCCTTCGCCGGCCCCCTTCCATACCTTCGAAACCCCCCCGAAGCTGGACGCCACGGCGACCAAGATCATCGGCTGA
- a CDS encoding cytochrome oxidase small assembly protein, with the protein MTPEQKKANRRLGLILASVALIFFLGFLAKMVLLGGK; encoded by the coding sequence ATGACGCCTGAACAGAAGAAAGCCAACCGCCGCCTGGGCCTGATCCTGGCGTCGGTCGCGCTGATCTTCTTCCTCGGCTTCCTGGCCAAGATGGTCCTGCTGGGCGGCAAGTGA
- a CDS encoding cytochrome c oxidase assembly protein, producing MNLRRENARMLGKLAIVVAGMFGFGYALVPIYKHLCEALGLNVLAVGEREMPGRSAVTPGNTQVDTSRTITVEFDANVRGPWRFKPAQTSLQVHPGELATVMYEFENVQDRSMAAQAIPSYAPRQAAAHFNKLECFCFNEYTLAPGEKKSWPVVFVIDPKLSKDVSTITLSYTFFEVGSKTPPAPTAARKGMESGA from the coding sequence ATGAACCTGCGACGCGAGAACGCCAGGATGCTGGGCAAGCTGGCCATTGTGGTGGCCGGCATGTTTGGCTTCGGTTATGCGCTGGTGCCGATCTACAAGCACCTGTGCGAAGCCCTGGGCCTCAATGTCCTGGCGGTCGGCGAGCGCGAAATGCCGGGCCGCAGTGCGGTGACACCGGGCAACACCCAGGTCGATACCAGCCGTACCATCACGGTCGAGTTCGATGCCAATGTGCGCGGCCCCTGGCGTTTCAAGCCGGCACAGACCTCGCTGCAGGTGCACCCGGGCGAACTGGCCACCGTCATGTACGAGTTCGAGAACGTGCAGGACCGCAGCATGGCGGCCCAGGCGATTCCGAGTTATGCCCCGCGCCAGGCAGCAGCCCACTTCAACAAGCTGGAGTGCTTCTGCTTCAACGAGTACACGCTGGCGCCGGGCGAGAAGAAAAGCTGGCCGGTGGTTTTTGTCATCGATCCCAAGCTGTCCAAAGACGTGAGCACCATCACCCTGTCCTATACCTTCTTCGAAGTGGGCAGCAAGACGCCGCCGGCCCCCACGGCCGCACGCAAGGGCATGGAGTCCGGAGCATGA
- a CDS encoding DUF2970 domain-containing protein — MSKTQAAKGSLWATVKAVAWSFLGVRKNSGFQDDIAQLKPYHIIAVGLVGGILLVLSLIAVVNWIVVK; from the coding sequence ATGAGCAAAACACAGGCTGCCAAGGGCTCGCTGTGGGCGACCGTCAAGGCCGTGGCCTGGTCCTTCCTCGGCGTGCGCAAGAACAGTGGTTTCCAGGATGACATCGCCCAGCTCAAGCCTTATCACATCATTGCGGTAGGTTTGGTTGGTGGCATCCTGCTGGTATTGAGTTTGATTGCAGTGGTGAACTGGATCGTGGTCAAGTAA
- a CDS encoding cytochrome c oxidase subunit 3: MSSTTHGGTPYYFVPGPSRHPVMAAIGLFFVILGAGQWINGADWGKYSLFLGLVWWLVVLFQWFREAIAESEGGQYGHKIDISFRWSMTWFIFSEVMFFGAFFTALWWARAHSVPALGSLDNALLWPDFKAVWPSLVAGATASPAGIIEPFQTMGPFWLPTINTALLLTSGVTLTIAHHALRDGNRSKTIGFMWITVLLGLTFLFVQGYEYYHAYRDLNLKLSSGIFGSTFFMLTGFHGFHVFVGMLMLFFITLRLQKGHFTADRHFGFEGAAWYWHFVDVVWLGLYILVYWM, encoded by the coding sequence ATGAGTTCGACTACCCACGGCGGCACCCCGTACTACTTCGTGCCTGGCCCGTCCCGTCATCCCGTGATGGCGGCGATCGGCCTGTTCTTCGTCATTCTGGGCGCTGGCCAGTGGATCAACGGCGCCGACTGGGGCAAGTACTCCCTGTTCCTCGGCCTCGTCTGGTGGCTGGTCGTGCTGTTCCAGTGGTTCCGCGAGGCCATCGCCGAGAGCGAAGGCGGCCAGTACGGCCACAAGATCGACATCTCCTTCCGCTGGAGCATGACCTGGTTCATCTTCTCCGAGGTGATGTTCTTCGGTGCCTTCTTCACCGCTCTCTGGTGGGCCCGCGCCCACTCGGTGCCGGCCTTGGGCAGCCTGGACAACGCGCTGCTGTGGCCCGACTTCAAGGCCGTGTGGCCCAGTCTCGTGGCCGGTGCCACCGCCTCGCCGGCCGGCATCATCGAGCCCTTCCAGACCATGGGCCCCTTCTGGCTGCCCACGATCAACACCGCCCTGCTGCTGACCTCGGGCGTGACGCTGACCATCGCCCACCACGCCCTGCGTGACGGCAACCGCAGCAAGACCATCGGCTTCATGTGGATCACCGTGCTGCTGGGCCTGACCTTCCTGTTCGTGCAGGGCTACGAGTACTACCATGCCTACCGTGACCTGAACCTCAAGCTCTCGTCCGGCATCTTCGGCTCCACCTTTTTCATGCTGACCGGCTTCCACGGCTTCCACGTGTTCGTCGGCATGCTGATGCTGTTCTTCATCACCCTGCGCCTGCAGAAGGGCCATTTCACGGCGGATCGTCACTTCGGTTTCGAAGGCGCCGCCTGGTACTGGCACTTCGTGGACGTGGTGTGGCTGGGTCTCTACATCCTCGTCTACTGGATGTAA
- a CDS encoding twin transmembrane helix small protein: MKYLVALAFLAIIASLGSALFFMMRDGRDGKPKTSNMARALAFRVGFSILIFLCILIAWKLGYIQPTGIKPGQ; encoded by the coding sequence ATGAAATACCTCGTCGCCCTGGCCTTCCTGGCCATCATCGCCAGCCTGGGCTCGGCCCTGTTCTTCATGATGCGCGACGGCCGTGACGGCAAACCCAAGACCAGCAACATGGCACGCGCCCTCGCCTTTCGCGTGGGCTTTTCCATCCTGATCTTCCTCTGCATCCTGATCGCCTGGAAGCTGGGCTACATCCAGCCCACGGGCATCAAGCCGGGCCAGTAA
- a CDS encoding SURF1 family protein, whose protein sequence is MSEKGRFWVVTVAALLGVALTLALGRWQLGRADEKQALQARIDARAQLPVLDGRSLAGVLDEELLHRRIEALGQWLPQYTVFLDNRQMNGRPGFYVLTPLRLDGGAVVLVQRGWVPRNFEDRLRVPQIDTPAGLVKVQGRIAPAPSKLYEMGEAGSGAIRQNLDLAQFRVETGLALVEGSIQQTGATRQDDGLLRDWPQINTGVDKHYGYAFQWFGLCALITLLYVWFQIVRRYKQRQA, encoded by the coding sequence GTGAGTGAAAAGGGGCGTTTCTGGGTGGTGACAGTGGCCGCGTTGCTGGGCGTGGCGCTGACGCTGGCGCTCGGGCGCTGGCAGCTCGGCCGTGCCGACGAGAAGCAAGCCCTGCAGGCCCGCATCGACGCCCGGGCCCAACTGCCGGTGCTGGACGGTCGCAGCCTGGCCGGCGTGCTGGACGAGGAACTGCTGCACCGTCGCATCGAGGCGCTGGGGCAGTGGCTGCCGCAATATACGGTCTTCCTGGACAACCGGCAGATGAACGGGCGTCCCGGTTTCTACGTGCTGACGCCTTTGCGCCTGGACGGCGGGGCGGTCGTGCTGGTGCAGCGCGGCTGGGTGCCGCGCAACTTCGAGGACCGGCTGCGCGTGCCGCAGATCGACACGCCAGCCGGGCTGGTGAAAGTGCAGGGCCGCATAGCCCCCGCACCCTCCAAGCTCTATGAGATGGGTGAAGCCGGGAGTGGAGCGATCCGGCAAAATCTCGATCTGGCACAGTTTCGGGTCGAGACCGGGCTGGCCCTGGTCGAGGGATCGATCCAGCAGACCGGTGCGACCCGGCAGGACGACGGCCTGCTGCGTGACTGGCCGCAGATCAACACCGGGGTCGACAAGCACTACGGTTACGCGTTTCAATGGTTCGGGCTGTGTGCCCTGATAACACTCCTTTATGTCTGGTTCCAAATTGTCAGAAGATACAAGCAGCGCCAAGCCTGA
- a CDS encoding heme A synthase, whose translation MDAPALYDFSPALRLMLMGLVLAGGPLAWVWLRQRQASTARRLQALTVLTLFLTFDLVLFGAFTRLTDSGLGCPDWPGCYGNASPVGAHAEISAAQQAMPTGPVTHGKAWVEMIHRYLATGVGVLILVLALVSWREHLRKVRSAAGTLSPWWATLTLVWVCVQGAFGALTVTMKLFPAIVTLHLLGGLLLLALLSLQAVRYAQLHDAGATRVAPAGLRRLLGWGLGLLTLQIALGGWVSTNYAVLACTEFPSCQGSWWPEMNFVQGFELWRELGLTGTGEHISFAALTAIHYVHRLAAYLVIAVLLLLAWRLHALPLWRRVARALAALLLLQFLSGLSNVVLDWPLLAAVLHTGGAAGLVVLLTWSLASSQPAGQASRVPSVPVSSPAA comes from the coding sequence ATGGATGCCCCCGCACTCTACGACTTCAGTCCGGCCCTGCGCCTCATGCTCATGGGCCTGGTGCTGGCGGGCGGCCCGCTGGCCTGGGTCTGGCTACGCCAGCGCCAGGCCAGCACCGCGCGCCGTTTGCAGGCCCTGACCGTGCTCACCCTCTTCCTCACCTTCGACCTGGTGTTGTTCGGCGCCTTCACCCGCCTGACGGATTCAGGCCTGGGTTGCCCGGACTGGCCGGGTTGTTACGGCAATGCGAGCCCGGTCGGTGCCCACGCTGAAATCTCGGCGGCGCAGCAGGCCATGCCCACCGGACCGGTTACGCATGGCAAGGCCTGGGTTGAAATGATCCACCGCTACCTCGCTACCGGCGTCGGTGTCCTCATTCTGGTGTTGGCGCTGGTCAGCTGGCGCGAGCACCTGCGCAAGGTGCGCAGTGCTGCCGGCACGCTGAGTCCCTGGTGGGCCACGCTCACCCTGGTCTGGGTCTGCGTGCAGGGTGCCTTTGGCGCGCTGACCGTCACCATGAAGCTGTTCCCCGCCATCGTCACCCTGCACCTGCTGGGCGGCCTGCTCCTGCTGGCTTTGTTGAGTCTGCAGGCAGTGCGCTATGCGCAATTGCATGATGCGGGCGCCACGCGTGTGGCGCCGGCCGGCTTGCGCCGCCTGCTGGGCTGGGGCTTGGGCCTGCTGACGCTGCAGATCGCCCTGGGGGGCTGGGTCAGCACCAACTACGCCGTGCTGGCGTGTACCGAGTTTCCGAGCTGTCAGGGCAGCTGGTGGCCCGAGATGAATTTTGTCCAGGGCTTCGAACTCTGGCGTGAGCTGGGCCTGACCGGCACGGGTGAGCACATCAGCTTTGCCGCGCTCACCGCCATCCACTACGTGCATCGCCTGGCAGCCTATCTCGTCATCGCCGTGCTGCTGCTGCTGGCCTGGCGCCTGCACGCGCTGCCCTTGTGGCGGCGTGTTGCGCGCGCGCTGGCAGCCCTGTTGCTGCTGCAATTCCTCAGCGGCCTGAGCAACGTGGTGCTGGACTGGCCGTTGCTGGCGGCCGTGCTGCACACCGGCGGCGCTGCCGGCCTGGTGGTGTTGCTGACCTGGAGCCTGGCCAGCAGCCAGCCGGCCGGGCAGGCCAGCCGCGTCCCCTCTGTTCCTGTTTCGAGTCCTGCCGCATGA
- the cyoE gene encoding heme o synthase, whose protein sequence is MSAPITVSTTSVFSQFYALTKPRVVQLIVFCALIGMVLAVPGLPRWPELRLMIIACIGIWLVAGAAAAFNCIVEKGIDAKMKRTAWRPTAKGELSDVQTLLFSAVLCAAGSVLLYFWINPLTMWLTFATFVGYAVIYTVILKPLTPQNIVIGGASGAMPPVLGWAALTNDVGPEALILFLIIFLWTPPHFWALALYRVEDYRKSGLPMLPVTHGNEFTRLQILLYTLVLFAACLMPFAYGMSSWLYLATAVLLSVGFFAYAFKLWRNYSDELARKTFRFSLIHLSVLFAALLLDHYLL, encoded by the coding sequence ATGAGTGCCCCCATCACCGTCTCCACGACCTCCGTGTTCAGCCAGTTCTATGCGCTGACCAAACCGCGGGTGGTCCAGCTCATTGTCTTCTGCGCCCTGATCGGCATGGTGCTGGCAGTGCCCGGCCTGCCGCGCTGGCCGGAACTGCGCCTGATGATCATTGCCTGCATCGGCATCTGGCTGGTGGCCGGCGCGGCGGCGGCCTTCAACTGCATCGTCGAGAAGGGCATCGATGCCAAGATGAAGCGCACCGCCTGGCGTCCCACCGCCAAGGGCGAACTCAGTGATGTGCAGACCCTGCTGTTTTCGGCGGTGCTGTGTGCCGCGGGCTCGGTGCTGCTGTACTTCTGGATCAACCCGCTGACCATGTGGCTGACCTTCGCCACCTTCGTCGGTTATGCCGTGATCTACACCGTCATCCTCAAGCCGCTGACGCCGCAGAACATCGTGATCGGCGGCGCGTCCGGGGCCATGCCGCCGGTACTGGGCTGGGCCGCGCTGACCAACGACGTCGGCCCCGAGGCGCTGATCCTCTTCCTCATCATCTTCCTGTGGACGCCGCCGCACTTCTGGGCGCTGGCACTGTACCGGGTGGAGGACTACCGCAAGTCCGGCCTGCCCATGCTGCCGGTCACCCACGGCAACGAGTTCACACGCCTGCAGATCCTGCTCTACACCCTGGTCCTGTTCGCGGCCTGCCTCATGCCCTTTGCCTACGGCATGAGCTCCTGGCTCTACCTGGCCACGGCTGTGCTGCTCAGCGTCGGGTTTTTTGCCTACGCCTTCAAGCTGTGGCGCAACTACTCGGACGAGCTCGCCCGCAAGACCTTCCGTTTCTCGCTGATCCATCTCAGCGTGCTTTTTGCAGCCCTGCTGCTCGACCATTACCTGCTGTGA